The proteins below come from a single Streptomyces spongiicola genomic window:
- a CDS encoding wax ester/triacylglycerol synthase family O-acyltransferase — protein MSTKLLAPLDLAFWHLESPDHPMHLGALAYFAPPASGDTGTSAPGSEEILALLAARTSAIPRLRMRVRDVLLPVGGAAWMADQDFDVRRHLRRTRLPAGDFAAAAAALAGELMERPLERGLPPWEMHLLTGGPGDPFAVLVKLHHALADGMRAVAIGAGIFDEIAGPLAERAREYGRRTGRSPSAVPPRSWLPGPWQAAGMARGRIEELGRAFGVGASLVGASLARAGRLDPRGTAALSASSSGTRRLATSVLDLDDVHEVRRIAGGTANDVLLATVAGALRRWMTGRGDALPPTDPRALVPVSRRRPGGPPGSGNKLSAYLLDLPVTEPDPWARLYAVRAGMDRNKSAGPLRGAGAVAVLADQLPPLAHRFGAPLAGNAARMLFDLLATSVPLPRSALSLGGCPLREIYPMAPLARGQSLALAMSTYGGRVHFGLVADGRALPDVDGLARAVEDELAALLELVR, from the coding sequence TTGAGCACCAAGCTGCTGGCACCCCTGGATCTGGCCTTCTGGCACCTCGAGTCCCCCGACCACCCGATGCACCTCGGCGCGCTCGCCTACTTCGCTCCGCCCGCGTCCGGGGACACCGGCACGAGCGCGCCCGGCAGCGAGGAGATCCTCGCCCTGCTGGCCGCCCGCACCTCCGCCATCCCCCGGTTGCGCATGCGCGTCCGCGATGTGCTGCTGCCCGTGGGCGGCGCCGCCTGGATGGCGGACCAGGACTTCGACGTGCGGCGCCATCTGCGCCGGACCAGGCTGCCGGCGGGCGACTTCGCGGCGGCCGCGGCCGCCCTCGCCGGGGAGCTGATGGAGCGTCCGCTCGAACGCGGGCTGCCGCCCTGGGAGATGCACCTGCTCACCGGGGGCCCCGGGGACCCGTTCGCCGTACTGGTCAAGCTGCACCACGCCCTTGCCGACGGCATGCGCGCCGTCGCCATCGGTGCCGGGATCTTCGACGAGATCGCCGGGCCGCTCGCCGAACGCGCCCGCGAGTACGGCCGAAGGACCGGCCGGAGCCCGTCCGCCGTACCGCCGCGCTCCTGGCTCCCCGGCCCCTGGCAGGCCGCCGGGATGGCCCGCGGCCGGATCGAGGAGCTGGGCCGGGCCTTCGGCGTCGGCGCCTCCCTCGTGGGCGCCTCCCTCGCCCGGGCCGGCCGGCTCGACCCGCGCGGCACCGCCGCGCTCAGCGCCAGCTCCAGCGGCACCCGCAGGCTCGCCACCTCGGTCCTCGACCTCGACGACGTCCACGAGGTCCGCAGGATCGCGGGCGGCACCGCGAACGACGTCCTCCTCGCCACCGTCGCCGGAGCGCTGCGCCGCTGGATGACCGGGCGGGGCGACGCCCTGCCGCCCACCGACCCCCGCGCCCTCGTCCCGGTGTCGAGGCGCCGCCCCGGCGGCCCGCCCGGCTCCGGCAACAAGCTGTCCGCCTATCTGCTCGACCTGCCCGTCACCGAACCCGACCCCTGGGCCCGGTTGTACGCGGTCCGCGCCGGCATGGACCGCAACAAGTCGGCCGGGCCACTGCGCGGCGCCGGTGCGGTCGCCGTGCTCGCCGACCAGCTTCCGCCACTCGCCCACCGCTTCGGCGCGCCCCTCGCCGGGAACGCCGCCCGGATGCTGTTCGACCTGCTCGCGACCAGTGTGCCGCTGCCCCGCTCCGCGCTGTCGCTCGGCGGCTGCCCCTTGCGCGAGATCTACCCGATGGCGCCACTCGCCCGCGGCCAGTCCCTGGCCCTGGCGATGTCGACCTACGGGGGCCGGGTGCACTTCGGACTGGTCGCCGACGGCAGGGCCCTGCCCGACGTGGACGGGCTCGCCCGCGCGGTCGAGGACGAGCTGGCAGCGCTCCTGGAGCTGGTCCGCTAG
- a CDS encoding SpoIIE family protein phosphatase yields MADRAAGALSLPDDWPANPDLSLALNRMGSFDWDLDSGLMHLDQPALEVLDTPADQYDGHPETLARRFPRDEAARLDELVAQALKNGSSHYGAYFRIRCRNGILRWTHTQGSVLRDAGGRPHRVIGIVRDATRELAESSARVELDAERSRQTSVVERTTAALAHARTVSDVIDVLKDSGGLEHLGATSLVMGLLEAGRIHLVAEGQEGSFVPGTRFTRVDEQYPMSEVIRTLVPRFIESREDFAGSYPRLWPHISGLGITSAAYMPLIAQARPIGALGLLYREKTGFTTEERNLLVALSSSIAQSLQRAMLFEQEHDLAEGLQQAMLPRRIPSVPGARIAVRYRSARLGRDIGGDWYDVIPLPGGRVGAVIGDVQGHDTHAAAVMGQLRIVLRAYAAEGHTPATVMARASVFLHELDTDRFATCIYAEADLTTGVVQMVRAGHIDPLLLDSAGEGRRISVEGGLPLGLSAEFGRLEYPVATVELDPGQTLLLYTDGLVEERGADLDDGMRQLTATIRSGSRNLQLLADQLCEEVGERGGDDDVALLLLQRRGAYTPHAGGRLQQHVAQNDPEALSSARHMIRAAVRAWGAVDRSDEIELAADELITNALLHTDGGAIVTVRVLTGTERRLRAEVEDSSSALPRRREAGESGVSGRGLLLVDRLADVWGVESRGTGKCVWCEFTVPGRSAT; encoded by the coding sequence ATGGCTGATCGGGCAGCGGGGGCCCTGTCACTTCCCGACGACTGGCCCGCCAACCCGGACCTGAGCCTGGCCCTCAACCGAATGGGCAGCTTCGACTGGGACCTCGACAGCGGGCTGATGCACCTGGACCAGCCCGCTCTCGAGGTGCTCGACACGCCCGCCGACCAGTACGACGGCCACCCGGAGACGCTGGCCCGGCGCTTCCCGCGCGACGAGGCGGCCCGGCTGGACGAGCTGGTCGCGCAGGCGCTGAAGAACGGCAGCTCCCACTACGGGGCGTACTTCCGCATCCGCTGCCGCAACGGCATCCTGCGCTGGACGCACACCCAGGGGTCGGTACTCCGCGATGCCGGGGGACGGCCGCACCGCGTCATCGGCATCGTCCGCGACGCCACCCGGGAGCTGGCGGAATCCTCCGCCCGGGTCGAACTCGACGCCGAACGCAGCCGCCAGACCAGCGTCGTGGAGCGCACCACGGCCGCGCTCGCCCACGCCAGGACCGTCAGCGACGTCATCGACGTGCTGAAGGACTCGGGCGGGCTGGAGCACCTCGGCGCCACCAGCCTGGTGATGGGGCTGCTGGAGGCCGGCCGCATCCACCTCGTCGCTGAGGGGCAGGAAGGGTCCTTCGTGCCGGGCACCCGCTTCACCCGGGTCGACGAGCAGTACCCGATGAGCGAGGTCATCCGCACCCTGGTGCCCCGCTTCATCGAGTCCAGGGAGGACTTCGCCGGCTCGTACCCGCGGCTGTGGCCGCATATCAGCGGGCTCGGCATCACCTCGGCGGCCTATATGCCGCTGATCGCCCAGGCGCGGCCGATCGGCGCGCTCGGCCTGCTGTACCGGGAGAAGACCGGCTTCACCACCGAGGAGCGGAATCTGCTCGTGGCACTGAGCAGCAGCATCGCGCAGAGCCTTCAGCGGGCCATGCTCTTCGAGCAGGAGCACGACCTCGCCGAGGGGCTCCAGCAGGCCATGCTGCCCCGCCGCATCCCCTCCGTCCCCGGGGCCCGGATCGCGGTGCGCTACCGCTCGGCACGCCTCGGCCGGGACATCGGCGGCGACTGGTACGACGTCATCCCGCTGCCCGGCGGCCGGGTCGGGGCGGTCATCGGCGACGTCCAGGGCCATGACACCCATGCCGCCGCGGTCATGGGACAGCTGCGTATCGTGCTGCGCGCCTACGCGGCCGAAGGCCACACCCCCGCGACCGTGATGGCCCGTGCCTCGGTCTTCCTCCACGAACTCGACACCGACCGCTTCGCGACCTGCATCTACGCGGAGGCCGATCTCACCACGGGAGTCGTGCAGATGGTCCGCGCGGGCCATATCGACCCGCTGCTCCTCGACTCCGCCGGTGAGGGCCGCCGCATCTCGGTGGAGGGCGGACTGCCGCTCGGCCTGTCCGCCGAGTTCGGCCGGCTCGAGTACCCCGTCGCCACCGTGGAGCTCGACCCCGGGCAGACCCTGCTGCTCTACACCGACGGGCTCGTCGAGGAGCGGGGCGCGGACCTCGACGACGGTATGCGGCAGCTCACCGCCACGATCCGGAGCGGCTCCAGGAACCTCCAGCTGCTGGCGGACCAGCTCTGCGAGGAGGTCGGCGAGCGGGGCGGCGACGACGACGTCGCCCTGCTGCTCCTCCAGCGCCGAGGTGCGTACACCCCGCACGCCGGCGGGCGGTTGCAGCAGCACGTCGCCCAGAACGACCCGGAGGCGCTCAGCTCCGCGCGGCACATGATCCGGGCCGCCGTGCGGGCCTGGGGCGCCGTGGACCGGTCGGACGAGATCGAGCTGGCCGCGGACGAGCTGATCACCAACGCGCTGCTGCACACCGACGGCGGGGCGATCGTGACCGTACGCGTGCTGACCGGCACCGAACGGCGGCTGCGGGCCGAGGTGGAGGACTCCTCCAGCGCTCTTCCCAGGCGCCGGGAGGCCGGGGAGTCCGGGGTCTCCGGCCGGGGGCTGCTGCTGGTGGACCGGCTGGCGGACGTCTGGGGCGTGGAGTCGCGAGGCACCGGCAAATGCGTGTGGTGCGAGTTCACCGTCCCGGGACGGTCGGCCACCTGA